A genomic region of Acidobacteriota bacterium contains the following coding sequences:
- a CDS encoding tetratricopeptide repeat protein yields MSLFFSFNKEKSLKAAEKYTQQGKIEAAIKEYERILEADPADLSVCVTLAGLYAQVKRNKDAAAKYLKVADYYRKKGNLPQSTALYRKANRLDPTDYSVALVLADLLNKQGLTSDALQIYVNASHACKHGGHYVNAVKVLREAVKLNPDNPYLKMELAEALFGIDSIDEAHDIYVTVGREFYHKAQLAEGLQAFQKALVVKPGSKPALRALTDFSLQHGDRQGAVAMLQELLENTPNDVDLIVLLGRTCLQARMYPEAEEAFLRLLDLDPQRYEYLLEVARGYVNSGEYNRAVVLIGKCLDLIVARRHKKRATAILKNIVSQDPRNLMALTTLADIYERVGEKRNLTTTLNTVVEVALEHGLNKQARMALERLIGLTPGKKTYRIQLAQIGPVTGELSSDTLQTVELDDDVDLTEKVESSADYSTELLEEMLAKNPELAQARIKLIEDLVAQQPDFIEARQQLKQRYVESGLAEKAALECLEIARLYETRENYAAAEEIRQEAYFLNPYLNPVVQTKLLTGRFDVSFLRSLESGEMLSTDSAMEETVEMVSPPADDDVIELNVTDFLQSPVEFSQGGAKIVDSTTTTFFEVPGTMEPVSAKPSSQTAKIQPEPSSNAMVFEIPRTPEPQLTSSTPEVAELPESPAVIPEPAFESWDSLEAQRYAQDFLAQAYQMYQQAESPAIPEMSEIPAISEAAVTEPPPWETNQGSGFESQGSGFESQGSGFRVQGSGVAEPVVEDTLPEPETPLDEEPVRKFSTARLFAISASGGELFTGPLVNPGLGFETPVSGFESPGSGFRVPGSGFVEAEVEPEPPGPTGEIVSAQFEEVPETEAPALEDAGFAVVGEVTTFESQGSGFRVPGLESVEVEIEPEPPTLGEATVESAIAEAIEVSESVSDDGYDFAVVGEVTTFEIQGSGIAELTDELEIPTLVEEDAEPVTADVIEPVSEDVESQALQYELMHQEDSGQLNEDLISREFEASSLIENQFGEVLDTEIEPVHEADDLAAPSLEPLVADLIDEDLLQEPETDYSLELKDVESQALQYELIQEEASEPDDNLISREIELAAVLENQFGEVLDTEIELAVEPDDLSVSSLEPLIDELVAETKLSQEETQFESEPEEPEVENSKPRQSKSLNQNGWNLILIQCQSWK; encoded by the coding sequence CAAGGCCAACCGTCTTGATCCGACTGATTATAGCGTCGCTCTGGTATTGGCTGACCTGCTCAACAAACAGGGCCTGACCTCGGATGCACTCCAGATTTATGTCAACGCCTCTCACGCCTGTAAACACGGCGGACATTACGTCAACGCGGTGAAAGTGCTCCGCGAAGCGGTCAAACTCAATCCCGACAACCCATATTTAAAAATGGAACTGGCCGAAGCGCTCTTTGGCATTGATTCGATTGACGAAGCCCACGACATCTATGTGACGGTGGGACGTGAGTTTTACCATAAGGCCCAGTTGGCCGAAGGGTTACAGGCATTTCAAAAAGCACTGGTCGTCAAACCCGGTTCCAAACCTGCACTCAGAGCACTGACCGATTTTTCCCTGCAACACGGTGATCGCCAGGGGGCGGTTGCCATGCTCCAGGAGTTGCTTGAAAACACACCCAATGACGTTGATTTGATCGTGTTGCTGGGACGGACCTGCCTTCAGGCCCGGATGTATCCGGAAGCTGAAGAAGCCTTTCTTCGGCTGCTTGATCTGGACCCGCAACGGTATGAATACCTGCTTGAAGTTGCCCGCGGTTATGTCAACAGCGGCGAATACAACCGGGCGGTGGTGCTCATCGGCAAGTGCCTGGATCTCATCGTTGCCCGGCGCCACAAAAAACGCGCCACGGCGATTTTGAAAAATATTGTCAGCCAGGATCCACGCAACCTGATGGCGCTCACGACATTGGCTGATATTTACGAGCGGGTTGGTGAAAAACGGAACCTGACCACCACGCTCAATACCGTGGTTGAAGTTGCCTTGGAACATGGATTGAACAAGCAGGCCCGAATGGCACTTGAACGGCTCATCGGGCTGACGCCAGGGAAGAAAACCTACCGGATTCAACTGGCCCAAATCGGGCCCGTTACTGGGGAACTTTCCTCCGATACCCTTCAAACGGTTGAGCTTGATGACGATGTTGATCTGACTGAAAAGGTTGAATCATCGGCTGATTACAGCACCGAGCTGCTTGAAGAGATGCTGGCGAAAAATCCAGAACTGGCACAGGCCCGCATCAAATTGATTGAAGACCTGGTTGCCCAGCAGCCAGATTTCATCGAAGCCCGCCAGCAGTTAAAACAGCGATATGTTGAAAGTGGTTTGGCGGAAAAAGCGGCGCTTGAATGCCTGGAAATTGCCCGACTGTACGAAACTCGTGAAAATTATGCAGCGGCTGAAGAAATCCGTCAGGAAGCCTATTTCCTCAATCCCTATCTCAATCCGGTCGTCCAAACCAAACTGTTGACTGGCCGGTTTGACGTTTCCTTCCTCAGGTCGCTTGAAAGCGGGGAAATGCTGTCAACTGATTCCGCAATGGAGGAAACCGTGGAGATGGTTTCACCTCCGGCGGACGATGATGTGATCGAACTCAATGTGACGGATTTTCTGCAGTCACCCGTCGAGTTTTCACAGGGCGGCGCCAAAATTGTTGATTCAACTACCACGACGTTCTTTGAAGTTCCCGGCACAATGGAGCCTGTGAGTGCCAAACCATCCAGTCAGACGGCGAAAATTCAACCAGAGCCTTCCTCAAATGCCATGGTTTTTGAAATTCCGCGCACTCCAGAGCCACAACTGACTTCTTCGACCCCAGAGGTAGCGGAATTACCAGAATCGCCAGCGGTAATTCCAGAACCTGCTTTTGAGTCGTGGGATTCACTTGAAGCCCAACGATACGCCCAGGATTTTCTGGCCCAAGCCTATCAGATGTACCAGCAGGCTGAATCCCCAGCCATTCCAGAAATGTCGGAAATTCCCGCGATTTCCGAAGCAGCCGTGACCGAACCTCCACCCTGGGAGACCAACCAGGGTTCAGGGTTTGAAAGCCAGGGTTCAGGGTTTGAAAGCCAGGGTTCAGGGTTCAGGGTTCAGGGTTCAGGGGTGGCGGAACCTGTTGTTGAAGATACACTTCCGGAACCTGAAACTCCTTTGGATGAAGAACCAGTTCGTAAATTCTCAACCGCCAGGTTATTTGCCATTTCTGCTTCCGGCGGAGAATTATTTACCGGACCGCTGGTAAATCCGGGTTTAGGCTTTGAAACGCCGGTTTCAGGATTTGAAAGTCCGGGTTCCGGGTTCCGGGTTCCGGGTTCCGGGTTTGTGGAAGCTGAGGTTGAGCCGGAACCTCCAGGTCCAACTGGAGAAATTGTGTCAGCCCAATTTGAGGAAGTCCCTGAAACAGAAGCGCCTGCTTTGGAAGATGCTGGCTTTGCTGTGGTTGGGGAAGTGACCACATTTGAAAGTCAGGGTTCAGGGTTCAGGGTTCCGGGTTTAGAGTCTGTGGAAGTTGAGATTGAGCCGGAACCTCCAACTTTAGGTGAGGCGACAGTTGAATCCGCGATTGCAGAAGCAATCGAGGTGAGTGAGTCTGTGTCAGACGACGGGTACGACTTTGCCGTGGTTGGGGAAGTGACCACCTTTGAAATCCAGGGCTCAGGAATTGCAGAACTGACGGATGAGTTGGAAATTCCAACTTTAGTTGAGGAAGACGCTGAACCTGTGACTGCCGATGTGATTGAGCCAGTATCCGAAGACGTTGAATCACAGGCGCTTCAGTATGAGTTGATGCATCAGGAAGATTCTGGCCAATTGAATGAAGATCTGATTTCCAGGGAATTTGAAGCCAGCAGCCTGATCGAAAATCAGTTTGGAGAAGTGTTGGACACCGAAATTGAGCCAGTTCATGAAGCTGATGATTTGGCGGCGCCTTCGCTCGAACCCCTGGTGGCTGACCTGATAGATGAAGATCTACTCCAGGAACCAGAGACTGATTATTCATTGGAATTGAAAGATGTTGAATCACAGGCACTTCAGTATGAGTTAATTCAAGAAGAAGCTTCCGAACCAGATGACAACCTGATTTCCAGGGAAATCGAACTTGCGGCTGTGCTTGAAAATCAATTTGGAGAAGTTCTGGACACGGAAATCGAGTTAGCGGTTGAGCCTGATGATTTGTCTGTTTCTTCACTTGAACCCCTGATAGATGAACTGGTTGCGGAAACTAAACTTTCTCAAGAAGAAACTCAGTTCGAATCAGAACCTGAAGAACCTGAGGTTGAAAACTCCAAACCCAGGCAATCAAAGAGCCTGAACCAGAACGGCTGGAATTTGATATTGATTCAGTGCCAGAGCTGGAAGTGA